The proteins below come from a single Maylandia zebra isolate NMK-2024a linkage group LG23, Mzebra_GT3a, whole genome shotgun sequence genomic window:
- the cab39l gene encoding calcium-binding protein 39-like, whose protein sequence is MPLFGKSHKSPADIVKTLKENLAILVKQDKKTDKASEEVSKCLVSMKEILYGSNDKEPHTETVAQLAQELYNSGLLIALVENLQVIDFEGKKDVCQIFNNILRRQIGTRSPTVEYFCSHQEVLFILLKGYEMPQVALNCGIMLRECIRHEPLAKIVLHSEHFHNFFNYVEMSTFDIASDAFATFKDLLTRHKVLVAEFLEQNYEAVFADYEKLLHSENYVTKRQSLKLLGELLLDRHNFTVMTRYISRTENLKLMMNLLRDKSANIQFEAFHVFKVFVANPNKTQPIIDILLKNQTKLIDFLSNFQKDRTDDEQFNDEKTYLIKQIRDLKKPAS, encoded by the exons ATGCCGCTGTTTGGTAAATCACACAAGAGTCCCGCCGACATTGTCAAGACGTTGAAGGAAAACCTGGCCATCCTGGTCAAACAGGACAAGAAGACAGACAAG GCCTCTGAGGAGGTGTCTAAGTGTTTGGTGTCCATGAAAGAGATCCTGTATGGAAGCAATGACAAGGAGCCCCACACCGAGACTGTGGCCCAGTTGGCCCAGGAGCTGTACAACAGCGGCCTGCTGATCGCGCTGGTAGAAAACCTGCAGGTCATAGACTTTGAG GGGAAGAAGGACGTGTGTCAGATCTTCAACAACATCCTCAGGAGGCAGATTGGGACGAGGAGCCCCACTGTTGAATATTTCTGCTCCCACCAGGAGGTCCTCTTCATACTGCTGAAAGG ATACGAGATGCCCCAGGTGGCGCTAAATTGTGGGATCATGCTGAGGGAGTGCATCCGCCACGAGCCGCTCGCCAAGATAGTTCTCCATTCGGAGCATTTCCACAATTTTTTCAACTACGTGGAGATGTCCACCTTCGACATTGCTTCTGACGCATTCGCCACCTTTAAG GACCTCTTGACGAGACACAAAGTGCTTGTGGCCGAATTCCTCGAGCAGAACTACGAAGCT GTGTTTGCAGACTATGAGAAGCTGCTGCACTCTGAGAACTACGTCACCAAGCGACAGTCTCTAAAG CTTCTGGGAGAGCTGTTATTGGACAGACATAACTTCACGGTCATGACGCGGTACATCAGCAGGACAGAGAACCTGAAGCTGATGATGAATCTGCTCCGAGACAAGAGTGCCAACATCCAGTTTGAGGCCTTCCACGTCTTCaag GTGTTTGTAGCAAACCCCAACAAGACTCAGCCCATCATCGACATCCTGCTCAAGAACCAGACCAAACTCATCGACTTCTTGAGCAACTTCCAGAAGGACCGCACGGACGACGAGCAGTTCAACGACGAGAAGACCTACCTAATCAAACAGATCAGGGATCTGAAGAAACCGGCTTCCTAG
- the cdadc1 gene encoding cytidine and dCMP deaminase domain-containing protein 1 — protein MEESQIWNRADPGRSTPCRETRDSSTQTDSKIQGHGPRLSKVNLFTLLSLWMELFPQEQTEEDGGNQLHGMGLVVVRESKVVGLHCSGAELHAGQAAIIQHGARLADCQLYFSRRPCATCLKMIINAGVSQISFWPGDPEISILKSTSMNNPSYCGPAHFISEEALLDAVAVEKLKSNSRPHICMLLQPLAPGLAQFVTETSRNCDFTERITDDDPKQNTEELFNRERMRCLKDFSRQFLVRKSQLHQEILKHMGLENFCVEPYFSSLRNNMRELVEVLAAVAAGVPQQHYGFYREESSVPLPPCHEDVPQEVARHCMIQARLLAYRTEDPKVGVGTVIWAKGQSAGCNGTGCLYLVGCGYNAYPAGSQYAEYPQMDAKQEDRQRRKYRYIIHAEQNALTFRTRDIKPDEPTMLFVTKCPCDECVPLIRGAGITHIYTSDQDRDKDKGDISYLRFGTLKNISKFIWQRSPSVSSAPAFHLANGCVGKHSRQTESESPSNKKLCTSMSCESPAVSRR, from the exons ATGGAAGAAAGCCAAATATGGAACCGAGCCGATCCGGGCCGGTCCACACCGTGTCGAGAAACAAGAGACAGCAGCACCCAGACTGACAGCAAAATACAAG GTCATGGCCCCAGGTTGTCAAAGGTAAACCTCTTCACCTTGCTGAGTTTATGGATGGAGTTATTCCCTCAGGAGCAAACAGAGGAAGATGGTGGTAATCAG CTCCATGGGATGGGTCTGGTGGTGGTGCGGGAAAGCAAAGTGGTGGGACTTCATTGTTCAGGAGCTGAGCTCCACGCTGGACAGGCAGCCATCATCCAACATGGTGCTCGCCTGGCTGACTGTCAACTGTACTTCTCGAGGAGACCCTGCGCTACTTGCCTGAAGATGATCATTAACG ctggagTCAGTCAGATCTCTTTCTGGCCCGGGGACCCTGAGATCAGCATTCTGAAGTCCACCTCTATGAACAATCCCAGCTACTGCGGTCCAGCTCACTTCATCTCAGAGGAAGCTTTACTAGACGCTGTAGCAGTAGAGAAGCTCAAGTCCAACAGCCGTCCTCACATCTGCATGCTGCTGCAGCCGCTGGCACCCGGCCTAGCACAGTTTGTCACCGAGACGTCCAGAAATTGTGACTTCACAGAGAGGATCACTGATGACGACCCAAAGCAGAACACAGAGGAGCTTTTCAACAG AGAACGAATGAGATGCCTGAAGGATTTCTCCAGACAGTTCCTGGTTCGTAAGTCCCAGCTGCATCAGGAGATTTTGAAGCACATGGGCCTGGAGAATTTTTGCGTGGAGCCTTACTTCTCCAGCCTGAGAAACAACATGAGGGAGCTTGTGGAAGTTTTAGCTGCAGTGGCTGCCGGGGTGCCACAGCAACACTACGGCTTCTACAG GGAAGAGTCGTCAGTGCCACTGCCCCCTTGTCATGAAGATGTGCCCCAAGAAGTGGCTCGTCACTGCATGATCCAGGCCAGGCTACTGGCCTACAGGACAG AGGATCCTAAAGTGGGTGTGGGCACTGTGATCTGGGCCAAAGGACAGTCG GCTGGCTGTAACGGAACAGGGTGTCTCTACCTGGTGGGCTGTGGGTACAACGCTTACCCCGCAGGTTCGCAGTACGCCGAGTACCCTCAGATGGACGCCAAACAGGAGGATCGCCAGAGACGTAAATACAGATACATTATCCACGCAGAGCAGAACGCCCTCACCTTCAG gaCACGAGACATCAAACCGGATGAGCCAACCATGCTTTTTGTAACCAAGTGTCCATGTGATGAGTGTGTCCCTCTGATCAGAGGAGCCGGtatcacacacatatacacctCTGACCAGGACCGGGACAAAGATAAGGGAGATATTTCCTACCTGCGATTTGGCACCCTAAAGAACATCAGCAAGTTCATA TGGCAAAGAAGCCCTTCAGTGTCCTCAGCGCCAGCTTTTCATCTTGCCA ACGGTTGTGTCGGAAAGCACAGCAGACAGACTGAGAGTGAGAGCCCCAGCAACAAGAAGCTGTGCACCAGCATGTCCTGCGAATCACCTGCTGTGAGCCGTCGATAA
- the rcbtb1 gene encoding RCC1 and BTB domain-containing protein 1 isoform X2 — protein sequence MDVSKWPLFYLLSAQELATVRQACVFGTTANEAIYITHGNEVFVLGLNCSSCLGTGDSLSTVMPKKLDFLRGKKVASVSYGSGPHVLLATDDGHLFAWGHNGYSQLGNGSTNPGLSPVLITANLQNKKVKEVSCGSHHSMALTLDGEVFAWGYNNCGQIGSGSTANQPYPRKVTGCLQGKNASGITCGQTSSMALVDNGEVYGWGYNGNGQLGIGNNGNQLTPCRVAALQGMCIQQIVSGYGHCLALTDKGLLYAWGANTYGQLGTGTKSNHLSPVHIMADKERVVEVAACHSTHTSAAKTQSGQVFMWGQCRGQSIVLPHLTHLTNTDDVFACFATPSVMWRLMSMEQDDFLTVAEALRKEFDSPETADLKFSVDGKYIHVHKAVLKIRCEHFRSMFRSQWTEDQQEVIEIGQFSYPVYRSFLQFLYTDTVDLSPEDAIGLLDLATSYCENRLKRLCQQIIKRGITVENAFTLLSAAIRYDAEDLEEFCFRFCINHLTRVTQTEAFWQVDGAMLKEFISKASRCGAFKN from the exons GTGTTTGTGTTGGGGTTAAACTGCAGTAGCTGCCTTGGTACAGGAGACAGTCTGAGCACTGTTATGCCGAAGAAACTGGACTTCCTACGAGGGAAGAAGGTAGCCAGTGTGAGCTATGGCAGCGGACCTCATGTCCTATTGGCTACTGACG ATGGACATCTGTTTGCATGGGGTCACAATGGTTACAGTCAGCTGGGGAATGGGTCGACCAACCCGGGACTCTCCCCCGTGTTGATCACCGCTAACCTGCAgaacaaaaaagtgaaagagGTGTCGTGTGGCTCACATCACTCTATGGCTCTCACTCTGGATGGAGAG GTCTTTGCATGGGGATATAATAACTGTGGCCAGATTGGTTCAGGCTCCACAGCCAACCAACCCTACCCCAGGAAGGTCACCGGATGCCTGCAGGGCAAGAATGCATCGGGCATCACGTGTGGGCAAACCTCCTCTATGGCTCTTGTCGACAATGGAGAG GTTTACGGCTGGGGCTACAATGGAAATGGGCAGTTGGGAATTGGCAACAATGGAAATCAGCTGACACCTTGCCGTGTCGCTGCACTCCAAGGGATGTGCATTCAACAG ATTGTATCGGGCTATGGACACTGCCTGGCCCTAACCGATAAAGGGCTGCTATATGCCTGGGGAGCAAATACCTATGGTCAACTGGGAACTGGCACCAAGAGCAACCACCTCAGCCCTGTGCACATCATGGCTGACAAAGAGAG GGTCGTCGAGGTGGCAGCATGCCATTCGACACACACGTCGGCAGCCAAGACCCAAAGTGGGCAG GTTTTTATGTGGGGTCAGTGCCGGGGCCAATCCATTGTCCTGCCACACCTCACGCACCTCACCAACACAGACGACGTCTTTGCCTGCTTCGCTACGCCATCCGTTATGTGGCGCCTCATGTCTATGG AGCAAGATGACTTCCTGACGGTTGCAGAGGCTCTGAGGAAAGAGTTCGACAGTCCAGAAACGGCTGACCTCAAGTTCAGTGTTGATGGCAAATACATCCACGTTCACAAAGCTGTGCTGAAGATCAG GTGCGAGCATTTCCGTTCAATGTTTCGCTCCCAGTGGACGGAGGATCAGCAGGAAGTGATAGAGATTGGCCAGTTCTCGTATCCCGTCTACAGGTCCTTCCTGCAGTTTCTTTACACAGACACTGTTGACCTTTCGCCTGAGGATGCCATTG GCCTGTTGGACCTGGCCACCTCTTATTGTGAAAACCGCCTGAAACGCCTGTGTCAGCAGATCATCAAGAGAGGAATCACTGTGGAAAACGCCTTCACCCTGCTGTCTGCTGCCATACGATACGACGCAGAG GACCTGGAAGAGTTTTGTTTCAGGTTTTGCATAAACCACCTGACTCGGGTAACTCAGACCGAAGCCTTCTGGCAGGTAGACGGAGCAATGCTGAAGGAGTTTATCAGCAAAGCGAGCCGCTGTGGAGCCTTCAAGAACTGA